The Pseudomonas azotoformans genome has a segment encoding these proteins:
- the rplM gene encoding 50S ribosomal protein L13, translating into MTTFTAKPETVQRDWFVVDAAGQTLGRLATEVASRLRGKHKPEYTPHVDTGDYIVIINAEQVRVTGNKASDKMYYRHSGFPGGIKSSNFEGLIAKKPEAPIEIAVKGMLPKGPLGRDMFRKLKVYAGAVHPHAAQQPQELKF; encoded by the coding sequence ATGACAACTTTTACTGCAAAACCGGAAACAGTTCAGCGCGACTGGTTTGTCGTCGACGCCGCTGGTCAGACCCTGGGTCGTCTGGCCACTGAAGTCGCCAGCCGTCTGCGTGGCAAGCACAAGCCTGAGTACACCCCTCACGTTGACACTGGTGACTACATTGTCATCATCAACGCTGAGCAGGTTCGTGTAACCGGCAACAAAGCAAGCGACAAAATGTACTACCGTCACTCCGGTTTCCCAGGCGGTATCAAGTCTTCCAACTTCGAAGGCCTGATTGCCAAGAAGCCTGAAGCCCCGATCGAAATCGCGGTCAAAGGCATGCTGCCTAAGGGCCCACTGGGTCGCGATATGTTTCGCAAGCTGAAAGTCTATGCGGGCGCTGTACACCCTCATGCTGCTCAGCAGCCCCAAGAACTGAAGTTTTAA
- the petA gene encoding ubiquinol-cytochrome c reductase iron-sulfur subunit — protein sequence MSNDGVNAGRRRFLVAATSVVGAAGAVGAAVPFVGSWFPSAKAKAAGAPVKVNISKIEPGQQMIAEWRGQPVFIVRRTEEILGNLKKIEGQLSDPKSEKSDQPAYAKNEVRSIKPEILLLVGLCTHLGCSPTFRPEVAPVDLGKDWVGGYFCPCHGSHYDLAGRVYKSQPAPLNLPVPPHTYETDDLIVIGLDKENA from the coding sequence ATGAGCAATGACGGCGTGAATGCAGGCCGGCGTCGCTTCTTGGTAGCAGCCACATCCGTGGTGGGTGCTGCAGGAGCGGTGGGGGCTGCGGTCCCGTTCGTGGGGTCATGGTTTCCCAGTGCCAAGGCGAAAGCCGCAGGTGCACCGGTGAAGGTGAATATCAGCAAGATCGAGCCAGGGCAGCAGATGATTGCTGAATGGCGCGGCCAGCCGGTCTTCATTGTTCGTCGTACCGAGGAAATCCTGGGGAATCTCAAAAAGATCGAAGGCCAGCTGTCTGACCCTAAATCCGAGAAGTCCGACCAACCCGCCTACGCCAAGAACGAAGTGCGTTCGATCAAGCCAGAGATCCTGCTGCTGGTCGGTCTGTGTACCCACTTGGGTTGCTCGCCTACCTTCCGCCCGGAAGTGGCTCCAGTCGATCTGGGCAAGGATTGGGTCGGCGGTTATTTCTGCCCCTGCCACGGCTCCCACTACGATCTTGCTGGCCGCGTCTACAAGTCCCAGCCTGCTCCTTTGAACCTGCCGGTTCCTCCGCACACCTACGAAACTGACGACCTCATTGTCATTGGCCTCGATAAGGAGAACGCGTGA
- a CDS encoding tryptophan--tRNA ligase: MTTRTRILTGITTTGTPHLGNYAGAIRPAILASQDANADSFYFLADYHALIKCDDPQRIQRSRMEIAATWLAGGLDVNRVTFYRQSDIPEIPELTWLLTCVAAKGLLNRAHAYKASVDKNVEAGEDPDAGISMGLYSYPVLMAADILMFNAHKVPVGRDQIQHVEMARDIGQRFNHLFGNGKEFFTMPEALIEESVATLPGLDGRKMSKSYDNTIPLFTSAKDMKDAISRIVTDSRAPGEAKDPDNSHLFTLYQAFASKAQEEEFRADLLQGLGWGEAKNRLFQLLDGQLGEARERYHQLMSRPSDMEDLLLIGAKKARAVAAPFLAELREAVGLRSFGNQAAAPVAAKKKAAKAARFVSFREDDGSFRFRLLAADGEQLLLSRNFADGKAAGAVTKQLQSGDALDVRTEALSFSVWLDGAVVADSAEFADEASRDAAIEALRVALTPIED, from the coding sequence ATGACGACTCGTACCCGTATCCTCACCGGCATCACCACCACCGGCACGCCGCACCTGGGCAACTACGCCGGTGCGATCCGCCCGGCGATCCTCGCCAGCCAGGACGCCAATGCCGACTCCTTCTACTTCCTGGCCGACTACCACGCCCTGATCAAGTGCGATGACCCGCAGCGCATCCAGCGCTCGCGCATGGAAATCGCCGCGACCTGGCTGGCCGGTGGCCTGGATGTGAACCGGGTGACCTTCTACCGCCAGTCCGACATCCCGGAAATCCCCGAACTGACCTGGCTGCTCACCTGCGTGGCCGCCAAGGGCCTGCTCAACCGCGCCCATGCGTACAAGGCCTCGGTGGACAAGAACGTGGAAGCCGGCGAAGACCCGGACGCGGGCATCAGCATGGGCCTGTACAGCTACCCGGTGCTGATGGCGGCGGACATCCTGATGTTCAATGCGCACAAGGTGCCGGTCGGTCGCGACCAGATCCAGCACGTGGAAATGGCCCGTGATATCGGCCAGCGCTTCAACCACCTGTTCGGCAACGGTAAAGAATTCTTCACCATGCCCGAGGCGCTGATCGAAGAAAGCGTCGCCACCTTGCCGGGCCTGGATGGCCGCAAGATGTCGAAAAGCTACGACAACACCATCCCATTGTTCACCAGCGCCAAGGACATGAAGGACGCGATCTCGCGGATCGTCACCGACTCCCGCGCGCCGGGCGAAGCCAAGGACCCGGACAACTCGCACCTGTTTACCCTGTACCAGGCATTTGCCAGCAAGGCCCAGGAGGAAGAGTTCCGCGCCGACCTGTTGCAAGGGCTGGGCTGGGGCGAGGCGAAGAACCGTCTGTTCCAACTGCTGGATGGCCAACTGGGTGAAGCCCGCGAACGCTATCACCAGTTGATGTCGCGCCCTTCGGACATGGAAGACTTGCTGCTGATCGGCGCCAAGAAAGCCCGCGCCGTGGCTGCACCGTTCCTGGCTGAGCTGCGTGAAGCCGTGGGCCTGCGTTCGTTCGGCAACCAGGCTGCGGCGCCGGTCGCCGCCAAGAAGAAAGCCGCCAAAGCCGCGCGCTTCGTGAGCTTCCGCGAGGACGACGGCAGCTTCCGCTTCCGCCTGCTCGCCGCCGATGGCGAGCAACTGCTGTTGTCGCGCAATTTTGCCGACGGTAAAGCGGCGGGCGCGGTGACCAAGCAGCTGCAAAGCGGCGACGCGCTGGACGTACGCACCGAAGCTCTGAGCTTCAGCGTATGGCTGGACGGTGCCGTGGTGGCCGACAGTGCCGAGTTCGCCGACGAAGCGTCGCGCGACGCGGCCATCGAAGCCTTGCGCGTTGCGTTGACCCCCATCGAGGATTAA
- the zapE gene encoding cell division protein ZapE produces the protein MTPLERYQADLKRPEFFHDAAQENAVRHLQRLYDDLIAASQNKPGMFSKLFGKKDHTPVKGLYFWGGVGRGKTYLVDTFFEALPFKEKVRTHFHRFMKRVHEEMKTLPGEKNPLTIIAKRFSEEARVICFDEFFVSDITDAMILGTLMEELFKNGVTLVATSNIVPDGLYKDGLQRARFLPAIALIKQNTEIVNVDSGVDYRLRHLEQAELFHFPLNEAAHESLKKSFRALTPECTQAVENDKLMIENREIIALRTCDDVAWFEFRQLCDGPRSQNDYIELGKIFHAVILSGVEQMSVTTDDIARRFINMVDEFYDRNVKLIISAEVELKDLYTGGRLNFEFQRTLSRLLEMQSHEFLSRGHKP, from the coding sequence ATGACGCCCCTAGAACGATATCAAGCTGATCTGAAACGCCCTGAATTCTTCCATGACGCGGCCCAGGAAAATGCGGTGCGTCATTTGCAGCGCCTGTACGACGACCTGATCGCGGCCTCGCAGAACAAGCCGGGAATGTTCAGCAAGCTGTTTGGCAAGAAAGACCACACGCCGGTCAAAGGCCTGTACTTCTGGGGCGGCGTGGGGCGGGGCAAGACTTACCTGGTCGACACCTTCTTCGAAGCGCTGCCGTTCAAGGAAAAGGTGCGGACGCACTTCCACCGCTTCATGAAGCGCGTGCACGAAGAGATGAAGACCCTGCCGGGCGAGAAAAACCCGCTGACCATCATCGCCAAGCGTTTCTCCGAAGAAGCGCGGGTGATCTGCTTCGATGAGTTCTTTGTCTCCGACATCACCGACGCCATGATCCTCGGCACCCTGATGGAAGAACTGTTCAAGAACGGCGTGACTCTGGTGGCCACCTCGAACATCGTGCCCGACGGCTTGTACAAGGACGGCCTGCAACGTGCGCGCTTCCTCCCGGCCATTGCGCTGATCAAGCAGAACACCGAAATCGTCAACGTCGACAGCGGAGTCGACTACCGTCTGCGTCACCTGGAGCAAGCGGAGCTGTTCCACTTCCCGCTGAACGAAGCGGCCCACGAAAGCCTGAAAAAGAGCTTCCGCGCCCTCACGCCGGAATGCACCCAGGCGGTGGAAAACGACAAGCTGATGATCGAGAACCGCGAAATCATCGCGCTGCGTACCTGCGATGACGTGGCCTGGTTCGAGTTCCGCCAGCTGTGCGACGGCCCGCGTAGCCAGAACGACTACATCGAACTAGGCAAGATCTTCCACGCCGTGATCCTCAGCGGCGTCGAGCAGATGAGCGTCACCACCGACGACATCGCGCGACGTTTCATCAACATGGTCGACGAGTTCTACGACCGTAACGTGAAGCTGATCATCTCGGCTGAGGTTGAGCTGAAGGACCTGTACACCGGCGGGCGCTTGAACTTCGAATTCCAGCGCACGCTGAGCCGCTTGCTGGAAATGCAGTCGCATGAGTTCCTGTCACGCGGGCACAAACCGTAA
- a CDS encoding GlxA family transcriptional regulator, which yields MQAKDFFHLASLRYGKQQGLGLTPAFESRLVSPDGQSVRSFSDVIMPVDGGLEDADIIVLPAFWDDFDALCTRYPQVLPWLREQHARGAVLCGEATGVFWLAEAGLLDGKEATTYWRFFNAFSERFPKVQLNQDKHLTDADNLYCAGGTTSACDLYIYLIERFCGANIAQAVARDILYEVQRSYSPGRIGFGGQKLHQDVIILQIQHWLEEHFADKFRFEDVAREHGMSIRNFMRRFQTATGDKPLHYLQRLRIETAKGLLSGSRKSIKTISYEVGYDDASFFARLFRQHTELSPNQYRQQFQQAA from the coding sequence ATGCAAGCCAAGGATTTCTTCCACCTCGCCAGCCTGCGTTACGGCAAACAGCAAGGCCTGGGCCTGACGCCCGCCTTCGAATCGCGCCTGGTCAGCCCCGATGGGCAATCAGTACGCAGCTTCAGTGATGTGATCATGCCGGTGGACGGCGGCCTGGAAGACGCCGACATCATCGTGCTACCGGCCTTCTGGGATGACTTCGACGCCCTGTGCACCCGCTACCCGCAAGTGCTGCCCTGGTTGCGTGAGCAACATGCACGCGGCGCCGTATTGTGCGGCGAAGCCACCGGGGTGTTCTGGCTGGCCGAAGCCGGCTTGCTCGATGGCAAGGAAGCGACCACCTACTGGCGTTTCTTCAATGCGTTCAGCGAACGCTTTCCCAAGGTTCAGCTCAACCAGGACAAACACCTTACCGACGCCGACAACCTGTATTGCGCCGGCGGCACCACCTCGGCGTGCGACCTCTATATCTACCTGATCGAACGCTTCTGCGGCGCCAACATCGCCCAGGCTGTGGCCCGCGACATCCTCTACGAGGTGCAGCGCAGCTATTCACCGGGTCGCATCGGGTTTGGCGGACAGAAGCTGCACCAGGATGTGATCATCCTGCAGATCCAGCATTGGCTCGAAGAGCACTTCGCCGACAAATTCCGCTTCGAAGACGTGGCCCGGGAACACGGCATGAGCATCCGCAACTTCATGCGCCGCTTCCAGACCGCTACCGGTGACAAACCGCTGCATTACTTGCAACGGCTGCGTATCGAGACGGCCAAGGGACTGCTCTCGGGCAGCCGCAAGAGCATCAAGACCATCAGTTATGAGGTGGGGTATGACGATGCGAGTTTCTTTGCCAGGCTGTTCAGGCAGCACACGGAGCTGTCGCCGAACCAGTATCGGCAGCAGTTTCAGCAGGCTGCCTGA
- a CDS encoding NADP(H)-dependent aldo-keto reductase: protein MDYRQLGRTDLNVSAIALGTMTWGEQNSEAEAFAQIERAKGAGINFLDTAEMYPVPPKADTYATTERYIGNYFKSRGDRADWILASKIAGPGNTIDYIRDGHLRHNRKHIVDALDASLKRLQTDWIDLYQLHWPERSTNFFGQLSYKHKDEDNLTPLEETLEALDEQVKAGKIRHIGLSNETPWGTMKFLALAEARGWTRAVSIQNPYNLLNRSFEVGLAEVAIREQCGLLAYSPLAFGMLSGKYENGARPAKARLTEYSRFSRYFNPQSEAACSRYVALAREHGLDPAQMALAFVTQQPFVTSNIIGATSLEQLDSNIASADLTLSKEVLEGIEAIQKDHPNPAP, encoded by the coding sequence ATGGATTATCGACAGCTGGGCCGTACGGATCTGAACGTGAGCGCGATAGCCTTGGGCACCATGACCTGGGGCGAGCAGAACAGCGAGGCAGAGGCCTTCGCGCAGATCGAGCGGGCCAAGGGCGCGGGGATCAACTTCCTCGACACGGCCGAAATGTACCCGGTGCCGCCCAAGGCCGACACCTATGCCACCACCGAACGCTACATCGGTAATTACTTCAAAAGCCGTGGCGACCGTGCCGACTGGATCCTGGCCAGCAAGATCGCCGGCCCCGGCAACACCATCGACTACATCCGCGATGGCCACCTGCGCCACAACCGCAAGCACATCGTCGACGCCCTGGATGCCAGCCTCAAACGCCTGCAGACCGACTGGATCGACCTCTACCAGTTGCACTGGCCGGAACGCAGCACCAACTTCTTCGGCCAACTGAGCTACAAGCACAAGGACGAAGACAACCTCACCCCACTGGAAGAAACCCTCGAAGCGCTGGACGAGCAAGTGAAAGCCGGCAAGATCCGCCACATCGGCCTGTCCAACGAAACCCCTTGGGGCACCATGAAATTCCTGGCCCTGGCCGAAGCCCGCGGCTGGACCCGCGCGGTGTCGATCCAGAACCCCTACAACCTGCTCAACCGCAGCTTTGAGGTGGGCCTGGCGGAAGTTGCGATTCGTGAACAGTGCGGCCTGCTGGCCTACTCGCCGCTGGCGTTTGGCATGCTCAGTGGCAAGTACGAGAACGGCGCACGCCCAGCCAAGGCGCGCCTGACCGAGTACAGCCGCTTCAGCCGCTACTTCAACCCGCAGTCGGAAGCGGCGTGCAGCCGTTATGTGGCATTGGCGCGGGAGCATGGGCTGGACCCGGCGCAGATGGCATTGGCGTTTGTGACGCAGCAGCCGTTTGTGACCAGCAATATCATTGGTGCCACGTCGCTGGAGCAACTGGATAGCAACATTGCCAGTGCCGACCTGACGTTATCGAAGGAAGTGCTGGAAGGCATCGAGGCGATTCAGAAGGATCATCCGAATCCAGCGCCTTGA
- a CDS encoding cytochrome c1, producing the protein MKKLFVALMLAALPLLSFAAEHGGPELEKVDIDVSDKAAMQDGARTFANYCMGCHSAKFQRYERVADDLGIPHEMMLEKLVFTGAKIGDHMTIGMKPADAKTWFGAAPPDLTLVARVRGTDWLYGYLKSFYEDPARPYGVNNRVFPNVGMPNVLVGLQGKQVVGCKQIQVVEDGKKQYDPLTGTPLTHEACDQLKIETPGSLTDEQFDEKVKNLVTFLAYSANPVKLEHQRIGTYVLLYLAFFFVFAYLLKREYWKDVH; encoded by the coding sequence ATGAAAAAGTTATTCGTTGCATTGATGCTTGCGGCCTTGCCGCTACTGTCCTTCGCTGCCGAGCACGGCGGACCGGAACTGGAAAAAGTCGATATCGACGTGTCGGACAAGGCTGCCATGCAGGACGGCGCACGCACCTTCGCCAACTACTGCATGGGCTGCCACAGCGCCAAGTTCCAGCGTTACGAGCGGGTGGCCGATGACCTCGGTATCCCCCATGAAATGATGCTGGAAAAACTGGTGTTCACCGGCGCCAAGATCGGCGACCACATGACCATCGGCATGAAGCCTGCAGACGCCAAGACCTGGTTCGGCGCCGCACCGCCTGACTTGACCTTGGTCGCCCGTGTACGCGGCACCGACTGGCTCTATGGTTACCTGAAATCCTTCTACGAAGACCCGGCACGCCCGTATGGCGTGAACAACCGTGTGTTCCCGAACGTCGGCATGCCTAACGTTCTGGTCGGCCTGCAAGGCAAGCAAGTGGTAGGATGCAAGCAGATCCAGGTCGTTGAAGACGGCAAGAAGCAATACGATCCGTTGACCGGCACGCCTTTGACTCATGAAGCGTGCGATCAACTGAAGATAGAAACCCCAGGTTCGTTGACAGACGAGCAGTTCGACGAGAAGGTCAAGAACCTCGTGACCTTCCTGGCCTACTCGGCCAACCCGGTCAAACTGGAGCATCAGCGCATTGGTACCTATGTGCTGCTGTACCTGGCGTTCTTCTTCGTATTCGCCTACCTGCTCAAACGCGAATACTGGAAGGATGTGCATTGA
- a CDS encoding alpha/beta hydrolase → MRETPVLIDGPVGQLEALYLDHPEPRGLALICHPNPVQGGTMLNKVVSTLQRTARDAGLITLRFNYRGVGASAGIHDMSTGEVDDAEAAATWLREKHPDLPITLLGFSFGGYVAASLGGRLEAKGEKLSHLFMVAAAVMRLRDTDALPLGCPLTLIQPETDEVVDPQTVYDWSAALNRPHELLKVAECGHFFHGKLTDLKDLVLPRLSN, encoded by the coding sequence ATGCGTGAAACCCCCGTTTTGATCGATGGCCCGGTAGGCCAATTGGAAGCCCTGTACCTGGATCACCCCGAGCCACGTGGCCTGGCGCTGATCTGCCACCCCAACCCGGTGCAGGGTGGGACCATGCTCAATAAAGTCGTATCGACCCTGCAACGCACCGCCCGCGATGCCGGTTTGATTACCTTGCGTTTCAATTACCGTGGCGTCGGCGCCAGTGCCGGCATCCACGACATGAGCACCGGTGAAGTGGATGACGCCGAAGCGGCCGCCACCTGGCTGCGGGAAAAACACCCGGACCTGCCGATCACCTTGCTTGGCTTTTCGTTCGGTGGCTATGTGGCTGCCAGCCTCGGCGGTCGCCTGGAAGCCAAGGGTGAAAAACTGTCACATTTGTTCATGGTTGCCGCAGCGGTGATGCGTCTGCGCGATACCGATGCGCTGCCACTGGGTTGCCCATTGACCCTGATCCAGCCGGAAACCGACGAAGTGGTCGACCCACAGACCGTCTACGACTGGTCTGCCGCCCTGAATCGCCCCCATGAGCTGCTGAAAGTGGCAGAATGCGGACACTTTTTTCACGGCAAGCTCACCGATCTGAAGGATCTGGTGCTGCCGCGACTTTCGAATTGA
- the rpsI gene encoding 30S ribosomal protein S9 yields MSATQNYGTGRRKTATARVFLRPGTGNISINNRSLDNFFGRETARMVVRQPLELTETVEKFDIYVTVIGGGVSGQAGAIRHGITRALMQYDETLRGALRKAGFVTRDAREVERKKVGLRKARKRPQYSKR; encoded by the coding sequence ATGTCGGCGACTCAAAATTACGGCACTGGCCGTCGCAAAACCGCAACCGCTCGCGTTTTCCTGCGTCCGGGTACTGGTAACATCTCGATCAACAACCGCTCCCTGGACAACTTCTTCGGCCGCGAAACTGCCCGCATGGTAGTTCGTCAGCCGCTGGAACTGACCGAGACCGTTGAAAAGTTCGACATCTACGTCACCGTTATCGGTGGCGGTGTAAGTGGTCAAGCTGGCGCAATCCGCCACGGTATCACTCGCGCTCTGATGCAGTACGACGAAACCCTGCGTGGCGCTCTGCGCAAAGCTGGCTTCGTGACTCGCGATGCTCGTGAAGTTGAACGTAAGAAAGTCGGTCTGCGTAAAGCGCGTAAGCGTCCGCAGTACTCGAAGCGTTAA
- a CDS encoding acyl-CoA dehydrogenase family protein, which produces MIPRTLFSPEHELFRESVRTFLEKDAAPFHGQWEKQGYIDRGLWSKAGEAGMLCSHLPEEYGGLGADFLYSAVVIEEISRLGLTGIGFSLHSDIVAPYILHYGSEALKHKYLPKLISGEMVTAIAMTEPGAGSDLQGVKTSAVLNGDEYVINGSKTFITNGYLAELVIVVAKTDPKAGAKGTSLFLVEADTPGFDKGKRLEKVGMKAQDTSELFFQDVRVPKENLLGQAGMGFAYLMQELPQERLTVAIGALSSAEAALEWTLEYTRERKAFGKAIADFQNTRFKLAEMATEIQIGRVFVDHCMALHLEGKLDVPTAAMAKYWATDLQCKVLDECVQLHGGYGFMWEYPIARAWADARVQRIYAGTNEIMKEIIARAL; this is translated from the coding sequence ATGATTCCCAGAACCTTGTTCAGCCCGGAGCACGAACTCTTTCGCGAGAGCGTGCGCACCTTCCTCGAAAAAGACGCCGCGCCGTTTCATGGGCAATGGGAAAAACAGGGCTATATCGATCGTGGCTTGTGGAGCAAGGCGGGGGAGGCGGGGATGCTGTGTTCCCATCTGCCGGAAGAATATGGCGGGCTGGGCGCGGACTTTTTGTACAGCGCGGTGGTGATCGAAGAGATCAGCCGGCTGGGCCTGACCGGCATCGGTTTTTCCCTGCACTCGGATATTGTTGCGCCGTATATCCTGCATTACGGCAGTGAGGCGCTGAAGCATAAGTACCTGCCCAAGTTGATCTCTGGGGAGATGGTCACGGCCATTGCGATGACCGAACCGGGCGCCGGTTCCGACCTGCAAGGGGTCAAGACCAGCGCCGTGCTGAACGGTGATGAGTATGTGATCAACGGCTCCAAGACTTTTATCACCAACGGTTATCTGGCCGAGTTGGTGATTGTCGTCGCCAAGACCGATCCCAAGGCCGGCGCCAAGGGCACCAGCCTGTTTCTGGTGGAGGCCGACACGCCGGGCTTTGACAAGGGCAAGCGCCTGGAGAAGGTCGGTATGAAGGCCCAGGATACGTCGGAGCTGTTCTTCCAGGATGTGCGGGTGCCCAAGGAAAACCTGCTGGGCCAGGCCGGCATGGGCTTCGCCTATCTGATGCAGGAGTTGCCTCAGGAGCGACTGACGGTAGCCATTGGCGCGCTGTCATCCGCCGAGGCGGCGCTGGAATGGACCCTGGAATACACCCGTGAACGCAAGGCGTTCGGCAAGGCGATTGCGGACTTCCAGAACACCCGGTTCAAGCTGGCGGAGATGGCCACCGAGATTCAGATCGGTCGGGTATTTGTCGACCACTGCATGGCGTTGCACCTGGAAGGCAAGCTGGATGTGCCCACGGCGGCGATGGCCAAGTACTGGGCCACGGACCTGCAATGCAAGGTGCTCGATGAGTGCGTGCAGTTGCATGGCGGTTACGGCTTTATGTGGGAATACCCGATTGCACGGGCGTGGGCGGATGCGCGGGTGCAGCGCATTTATGCGGGGACCAATGAGATCATGAAGGAGATTATTGCGCGGGCGCTGTGA
- a CDS encoding cytochrome b — MSKFMDWVDARFPATKMWEDHLSKYYAPKNFNFFYFFGSLALLVLVNQIVTGVWLTMSYTPSAEEAFASVEYIMRDVEYGSILRLLHSTGASAFFIVVYLHMFRGLLYGSYQKPRELVWVFGMLIYLALMAEAFMGYLLPWGQMSYWGAQVIISLFGAIPVIGNDLTQWIRGDYLISGITLNRFFALHVVALPIVILGLVVLHILALHEVGSNNPDGVDIKKHKDENGIPLDGIPFHPYYTVKDIVGVVVFLFVFCSIVFFFPEMGGYFLEKPNFEQANAFKTPEHIAPVWYFTPFYAILRAIPDKLMGVIAMGAAIAVLFVLPWLDRSPVKSMRYKGWLSKIWLWVFCISFVILGVLGVLAPTPERTLLSQVCTFLYFAYFILMPFYTRLEKTKPVPERVTG, encoded by the coding sequence ATGAGCAAGTTCATGGATTGGGTGGATGCACGCTTCCCCGCCACTAAAATGTGGGAAGACCATCTCAGCAAATATTACGCGCCAAAAAACTTCAACTTCTTCTACTTCTTTGGCTCCCTGGCATTGCTGGTGCTGGTCAACCAGATCGTCACCGGTGTGTGGCTGACCATGAGCTACACCCCGTCGGCGGAAGAGGCATTCGCCTCCGTCGAGTACATCATGCGTGACGTCGAGTACGGCTCGATCCTGCGTCTGCTGCACTCCACCGGCGCGTCAGCGTTCTTTATCGTCGTCTACCTGCACATGTTCCGTGGCCTGCTCTACGGCTCGTACCAGAAGCCCCGCGAGCTGGTGTGGGTGTTTGGCATGCTGATCTACCTGGCGCTGATGGCCGAAGCCTTCATGGGTTACCTGCTGCCGTGGGGCCAGATGTCGTACTGGGGCGCCCAGGTGATCATCTCGCTGTTCGGTGCCATTCCGGTGATCGGCAACGACCTGACCCAGTGGATCCGGGGTGACTACCTGATCTCGGGCATCACCCTGAACCGCTTCTTCGCCCTGCACGTGGTGGCCTTGCCGATCGTGATCCTGGGCCTTGTGGTGCTGCACATCCTGGCGCTGCACGAAGTGGGTTCCAACAACCCGGATGGCGTGGACATCAAGAAGCACAAAGACGAAAACGGCATCCCGCTGGATGGCATTCCGTTCCACCCTTACTACACCGTGAAAGACATTGTCGGCGTGGTGGTGTTCCTGTTCGTGTTCTGCTCGATCGTGTTCTTTTTCCCGGAGATGGGCGGTTATTTCCTGGAGAAACCCAACTTCGAACAGGCCAACGCCTTCAAGACCCCTGAGCACATTGCCCCGGTCTGGTACTTCACGCCGTTCTACGCAATCTTGCGGGCGATCCCGGACAAGCTCATGGGTGTGATCGCCATGGGGGCGGCCATTGCAGTGCTGTTCGTGTTGCCTTGGCTCGACCGAAGCCCGGTCAAGTCCATGCGCTACAAGGGCTGGCTGAGCAAGATCTGGCTGTGGGTGTTCTGCATCTCCTTCGTGATCCTGGGTGTGCTGGGCGTATTGGCGCCGACTCCTGAGCGTACGTTGCTGTCGCAGGTCTGCACCTTCCTGTACTTCGCCTACTTCATTCTGATGCCGTTCTACACCCGGCTCGAGAAGACCAAACCGGTTCCGGAAAGGGTGACTGGCTGA
- a CDS encoding YhcB family protein, which produces MEHSLLVWLLPTLALVAGVAIGFLVARLLPNAAPNRTQRQLDDIQERFDSYQNEVVTHFNSTATLVKKLTQSYQEVQDHLADGANRLALDDITRQRLLAALHSDAPQTPRERLTPPRENQEPPRDYAPKTPNAPGMLDEHYGLKK; this is translated from the coding sequence GTGGAACACTCGCTCTTAGTTTGGTTGTTGCCGACTCTTGCCCTGGTTGCCGGTGTCGCCATTGGTTTCCTGGTTGCTCGCTTGCTGCCGAATGCCGCGCCTAACCGCACGCAGCGTCAGTTGGATGACATTCAGGAACGTTTTGACAGTTATCAGAACGAGGTTGTTACCCACTTCAACAGCACCGCGACCCTGGTCAAGAAGCTCACCCAGAGCTACCAGGAAGTACAGGATCATCTCGCCGATGGCGCAAACCGCCTGGCCCTCGACGACATCACCCGCCAGCGCCTGCTGGCCGCGTTGCATTCCGATGCACCGCAAACCCCACGGGAGCGCCTGACCCCACCACGGGAAAACCAGGAGCCACCACGGGACTACGCGCCAAAAACGCCGAACGCCCCAGGCATGCTGGATGAGCATTACGGTTTGAAGAAGTAA